The following DNA comes from bacterium.
TTCTCTGTGGTAAATTTTATCCTGCTGTTTATGAAGAGCAGGTTAGAAGTCTGAAAGGCTTTGAAAAGGTAGAATATCAGGGCTGGGTTAGACCATAGGATATTCCCGCAAAAATGGCTCAAGCCGAGGTTGGCATTGTGTGCTTTTTGCCCGAGCCAAATCATATAAATGCTATGCCTAATAAACTCTTTGAATACCTGTCTTGTGGGCTTCCTGTTATTGCCTCTAATTTCCCTTTATGGAAGGAAATAGTTGAAGGGAATAATTGTGGCATTTGCGTGAATCCATTAAATCCCAGAGATATCGCTCAGGCTATTGAATACCTTATGGAACATCCAGATGAGGCAAAACAAATGGGTGAAAATGGCAGAAAGGCAGTCGAAGAAAGGTATAACTGGGAATTAGAGGAAGAAAGATTAATCGGACTTTATAAGAAGTTATGGTAACCGTTCACCGCAGAGATGATATGATAAAGTGTCAAGTTTGACCTGCGAAAGATTTTATGGTATACTATACAAAAAGTATTAACTAACTAAAATAAGGAGGACAAACTTATGACACAAACA
Coding sequences within:
- a CDS encoding glycosyltransferase, translating into MPAKMAQAEVGIVCFLPEPNHINAMPNKLFEYLSCGLPVIASNFPLWKEIVEGNNCGICVNPLNPRDIAQAIEYLMEHPDEAKQMGENGRKAVEERYNWELEEERLIGLYKKLW